The following proteins come from a genomic window of Chryseobacterium glaciei:
- a CDS encoding WG repeat-containing protein, which produces MKNVVNFLGVFMSIFIFSQTKSVKKTPVKSVSKTVVKKASPKPKSNPNLVVINKDIPVLIPQKKDGNFGYVNQKGKFIIQPEYHIAVFFAEDCNLLNSPNEKIRKFGTKEYATVEKDLISYRIDNTGKRVYQFKDSDLGQCKLGSYKQQLFQAYILNGFYGIIEKSKFVNAEDYRDYQIYPQYQYLYILEGDDVSDPMIIASQNDRFGVIDVNNKVIIPFEYSNIKRNFSWKLGKMFDVTKDSINYYYIDTHNKAY; this is translated from the coding sequence ATGAAAAATGTAGTTAATTTTCTGGGTGTATTTATGTCGATTTTCATTTTTTCGCAGACGAAATCTGTGAAGAAAACTCCTGTGAAAAGTGTTTCAAAGACTGTCGTTAAAAAGGCATCTCCGAAACCTAAATCTAATCCAAATCTGGTTGTAATTAATAAAGATATTCCTGTTTTAATTCCACAAAAAAAAGATGGGAACTTTGGCTATGTGAATCAAAAAGGAAAATTTATTATTCAGCCGGAATATCATATTGCTGTTTTTTTTGCTGAAGATTGTAATCTTTTAAACTCTCCAAACGAAAAAATCAGAAAATTTGGAACGAAAGAGTACGCAACGGTTGAAAAAGATTTAATTTCATATAGAATTGATAATACGGGGAAAAGAGTCTATCAGTTCAAAGATTCCGATCTCGGACAATGCAAATTGGGAAGTTATAAGCAACAGTTGTTTCAGGCATATATTTTAAATGGTTTTTATGGGATCATTGAAAAATCAAAATTTGTAAATGCGGAGGATTACCGAGATTATCAAATTTATCCTCAATATCAATATTTATACATTTTGGAAGGTGATGATGTATCTGATCCGATGATTATTGCTTCACAAAACGACAGATTCGGAGTGATTGATGTTAATAATAAAGTCATTATTCCTTTTGAGTATTCAAATATCAAGCGAAATTTCAGTTGGAAACTAGGTAAAATGTTTGATGTCACAAAAGACAGCATAAATTATTATTATATCGATACTCATAATAAAGCGTACTAA
- a CDS encoding TonB-dependent receptor: MKGLFFLGLTVGSFAFIQAQNTDSLKIKEIEAINFTKRLPVAKEIINVQKDLERKNLGQDLPMLLKNQTSIISTSDAGNGVGYTGFRIRGVAGRGINVMMNGVPFNDSESQGTFFVNVPDLTSSASQIVIQRGVGTSNNGVSAFGASINVISKDPEEKFYFKTDDSYGSFNTYKYSAEVGSGKFWKNRLSVMGRYTNIHSDGYIDRASSDLHSYNFTALFEEGKTRIRLMAFGGKEKTYQAWNGIDRKTWKTDPKFNASGAIYDANWEKIVGFYDNETDNYRQNHYQLLWEQGINDHWNLETTLHYTKGKGYYENYKQGDPFVRYNLPDFNGEEYSDFIRKKWLNNDFYGVVSTLYGKYENLDLNFGAVANQYYGRHFGNVTGVFLPQINESEYYRNRSVKSEVSGFAKALFKVNNFEFFGDLQLRNIDYDIKILKDGDGEGGNLTKNWLFFNPKAGVNYRIGNGKVFLSYAHAQREPNRDDLTADNNVKVEKLHDFEAGLEKQFGILSVTANLYYMYYVNQLVLNGELNNVGAFIRTNSGESYRRGIEIGALAKLSKQWEISGNVSLSQNRNQDFKIENEALVRDLGNTQISFSPDVIANLGLKFNPNKNFQFALMNQYVGKQYLDNTEDKNLQLKDYLLTDFNAQYQFKIANNDVALKLLVNNIFNKKYVNNGAVYDGEPYYFSQAGTNFMFGISWKIQ, encoded by the coding sequence ATGAAAGGATTATTTTTTTTAGGGCTTACCGTTGGCTCTTTTGCTTTTATACAAGCACAAAATACAGATTCCTTAAAAATAAAGGAAATTGAAGCTATCAACTTTACCAAAAGACTTCCTGTTGCTAAGGAGATCATCAATGTTCAAAAAGATTTAGAACGTAAAAATCTTGGACAGGATCTACCGATGTTACTTAAAAATCAAACCTCAATTATTTCGACTTCCGATGCTGGAAATGGAGTAGGTTACACGGGTTTTAGAATTCGTGGTGTTGCCGGAAGAGGAATTAATGTCATGATGAATGGCGTTCCGTTCAACGATTCTGAAAGTCAGGGAACATTTTTCGTCAACGTTCCGGATTTGACGAGTTCTGCTTCACAAATTGTCATTCAAAGAGGCGTTGGAACTTCTAACAATGGAGTTTCTGCTTTTGGAGCGAGCATCAATGTGATTTCTAAAGATCCTGAAGAGAAGTTTTATTTTAAAACTGATGACAGCTACGGATCATTCAATACGTACAAATATTCTGCTGAGGTTGGTTCAGGAAAATTCTGGAAAAACCGACTTTCTGTGATGGGAAGATATACGAATATTCATTCTGACGGATATATCGACAGAGCTTCGTCTGATTTGCATTCATACAACTTCACAGCGCTTTTTGAAGAAGGAAAAACGAGGATTCGTTTGATGGCTTTTGGGGGTAAAGAAAAAACGTATCAGGCTTGGAATGGAATTGACAGAAAAACCTGGAAAACAGATCCAAAATTCAATGCGTCCGGAGCAATTTATGATGCAAATTGGGAGAAAATTGTAGGTTTTTACGATAACGAAACAGATAATTACAGACAAAACCATTATCAATTACTTTGGGAACAGGGAATTAATGATCACTGGAATTTAGAAACGACTTTACACTACACAAAAGGTAAAGGATATTACGAAAATTACAAGCAGGGCGATCCTTTTGTGAGATACAACTTGCCGGATTTTAATGGTGAAGAATATTCTGATTTTATCAGAAAAAAATGGTTGAATAATGATTTTTACGGAGTCGTTTCAACGTTGTACGGGAAGTATGAAAACTTAGATCTAAACTTTGGAGCCGTTGCCAATCAATATTACGGAAGACATTTCGGAAATGTAACGGGTGTATTTTTACCTCAGATCAACGAAAGCGAATATTACAGAAACCGTTCTGTAAAAAGCGAAGTTTCAGGTTTTGCAAAGGCTTTGTTTAAAGTGAATAATTTCGAATTCTTTGGAGATTTACAGCTTAGAAATATAGATTACGACATCAAAATTCTTAAAGATGGCGATGGTGAAGGAGGAAATTTAACCAAAAACTGGCTGTTCTTCAATCCAAAGGCCGGAGTGAATTATAGAATCGGAAACGGAAAGGTCTTTTTATCTTACGCACACGCTCAACGTGAACCGAACAGAGATGATTTAACTGCTGATAATAATGTAAAAGTAGAAAAACTTCACGATTTTGAAGCAGGATTAGAAAAACAATTCGGAATTTTATCTGTGACAGCCAACTTATATTATATGTATTACGTTAATCAATTGGTTTTAAATGGCGAATTGAATAATGTCGGCGCTTTTATCAGAACAAATTCAGGAGAAAGTTACAGAAGAGGAATTGAAATTGGAGCGTTGGCGAAACTTTCCAAACAATGGGAAATTTCTGGAAATGTAAGTTTAAGCCAGAACAGAAATCAGGATTTTAAAATAGAAAATGAAGCATTGGTAAGAGACCTTGGAAATACACAAATCTCTTTCTCACCCGATGTTATCGCTAATTTAGGGTTGAAATTTAATCCAAATAAAAACTTCCAGTTTGCATTGATGAATCAATATGTTGGAAAGCAATATTTAGACAATACGGAAGATAAAAATTTACAGTTGAAAGATTATCTTTTGACGGATTTTAATGCTCAATATCAGTTCAAAATAGCCAATAATGATGTAGCGCTGAAATTATTGGTAAATAATATTTTCAATAAAAAATATGTGAATAATGGAGCGGTTTATGACGGTGAACCATACTATTTTTCTCAGGCAGGAACTAATTTTATGTTCGGAATAAGCTGGAAAATTCAATAG
- a CDS encoding acyl-CoA thioesterase, with the protein MAKIKKASESLTIMTNIVLPNETNSLRNLFGGELLAKMDRCASISAARHCERRVVTASVNHVSFNHPIPEGGIVILESKVSRAFSTSMEVYVDVWLDDPISQKKTHTNAGIYTFVAVDEFNRPIPIPEMVPETEDEKERFAAAFRRKELSLILSGRMKPLESVELKKLFQEPS; encoded by the coding sequence ATGGCAAAAATAAAAAAAGCGTCAGAATCTCTGACAATCATGACGAACATTGTTCTTCCCAATGAAACCAATTCTCTAAGAAACCTTTTTGGAGGTGAATTATTGGCAAAGATGGATCGTTGTGCATCGATCTCTGCAGCAAGACATTGCGAAAGAAGAGTGGTTACCGCTTCTGTGAATCACGTTTCTTTTAATCACCCGATTCCGGAAGGTGGAATTGTGATTTTAGAATCTAAAGTTTCAAGAGCATTTTCGACTTCTATGGAGGTTTATGTTGATGTTTGGTTGGATGATCCTATCAGTCAAAAGAAAACGCATACGAATGCAGGAATCTACACTTTCGTTGCGGTGGATGAGTTCAATCGTCCAATTCCAATTCCAGAAATGGTTCCGGAAACAGAGGACGAAAAAGAAAGATTTGCCGCTGCTTTCCGTAGAAAAGAATTGTCATTAATTCTTTCAGGAAGAATGAAGCCGTTGGAATCTGTGGAATTGAAAAAATTATTTCAGGAACCTAGTTAA
- a CDS encoding GxxExxY protein, which translates to MSENDISRIVYEAGYLVHKILGPGLLESAYEECMFYELNKNGLFVEKQKPMPLIYNEVKLDVGYRLDLLIESKFVLEIKSIESLNDVHLAQILTYLRLSNCKLGMLINFNTLHFKNGVKRVINGTL; encoded by the coding sequence ATTTCAGAAAATGATATATCACGAATTGTCTATGAGGCAGGCTATTTAGTTCATAAGATTTTAGGTCCCGGACTTTTAGAAAGTGCATACGAAGAATGTATGTTTTATGAGCTTAATAAGAATGGTCTGTTTGTAGAAAAACAAAAGCCAATGCCTTTGATCTACAACGAAGTGAAGTTGGATGTAGGATATAGATTAGATTTATTAATTGAGAGCAAATTTGTTTTAGAAATAAAATCAATTGAATCTTTGAATGATGTACATTTAGCACAAATCCTTACTTATCTTCGTTTAAGCAATTGTAAACTTGGAATGTTAATAAACTTCAATACTCTACATTTTAAAAATGGAGTAAAAAGAGTGATCAATGGCACATTATAA
- a CDS encoding 2-hydroxyacid dehydrogenase, producing the protein MKILLLDKNHPLITEQLLAKNFILEEDFTSSYDEACNKIENYDGVIIRSRIPLDKNFLEKGKNLKFIARVGAGMENIDIPVAEKLGIQLINSPEGNRDSVAEHVVGMLLILMNRLFIASQEVKNGIWLREENRGDELLGKTVGLIGYGNMGKATAKRLSGFGCKVIFHDILPDLSDEFATQVSLEELKEKAEVLSLHIPLTDLSYYLIDGLFLSDMKNDFYFVNTARGKNIETKSLVEALKSGKVKGACLDVLEYEKSSFENIETENDDLQYLLDSEKVIVTPHIAGWTHQSKEKLAQVIVDKIVAQFA; encoded by the coding sequence ATGAAGATCCTACTTTTAGATAAAAACCATCCTTTAATTACTGAACAGCTTTTAGCGAAAAACTTTATATTGGAAGAAGATTTTACGTCTTCTTACGATGAGGCTTGCAATAAAATTGAAAACTACGACGGAGTCATTATCAGAAGCCGAATTCCTTTAGATAAAAACTTTTTGGAGAAGGGTAAAAACCTGAAATTCATTGCAAGAGTAGGAGCTGGGATGGAGAATATTGATATTCCTGTTGCTGAAAAATTGGGTATCCAATTAATCAATTCTCCCGAAGGAAACAGAGATTCTGTCGCAGAACATGTTGTCGGAATGTTGTTGATTTTAATGAATCGACTTTTCATCGCTTCCCAAGAAGTAAAGAACGGAATTTGGTTGCGTGAAGAAAATCGAGGTGACGAGTTATTAGGAAAAACGGTTGGTCTAATTGGTTACGGAAACATGGGAAAAGCAACAGCGAAAAGACTTTCCGGTTTTGGGTGTAAAGTGATTTTCCATGATATTTTACCGGATCTTTCTGATGAATTTGCAACACAGGTTTCTTTGGAAGAATTAAAAGAAAAAGCTGAGGTTTTAAGTTTACATATTCCTTTGACGGATTTGTCATATTATTTAATTGACGGGCTATTCCTTTCTGATATGAAAAATGATTTCTATTTTGTGAATACAGCGAGAGGAAAAAACATAGAAACTAAAAGTTTAGTCGAAGCCTTGAAATCTGGAAAAGTAAAAGGAGCCTGTCTCGATGTTTTAGAATATGAAAAGTCTTCTTTCGAAAATATTGAAACAGAAAATGATGATTTGCAATATCTTTTAGATTCTGAAAAAGTAATCGTAACGCCTCATATTGCGGGTTGGACACATCAAAGTAAAGAAAAGCTTGCGCAGGTTATCGTTGATAAGATTGTTGCTCAGTTTGCTTAA
- a CDS encoding serine hydrolase domain-containing protein, producing the protein MKKRNFLLILAVFLLIFSCKKKSDSKESVTENTTDLPNYGSVDLSNVFTKGDGQLSDKASLVRYIDQYYKKVWEGSDLSGGILVAKGDDILYENYRGFSREGNQAAIDKNTPLHVASVSKTLTAMAMMKLIEAGKIKFTDHLTQFFPGFPYPNVTVQTLLDQRSGLPKYEYFIAKIPPTSPELAKPYITNQDVLNMIIKYKPELARDTDTGFMYCNTNFALLALLIEKVTKTPFPQAMKEMVFNPLKMTNSYIFQEKDIPTASQSFYYGGKLYPLDRLDLIYGDKNVYTTPRDLYNFSKAMFSKDFLKPELMEMVFSPYSNEKAGMNNYGLGFRMKIFDNGEKLTYHNGWWHGTNSVFAHLLKSKVTIVAIGNKYSNKVYTALALSGLFEDFPVQKDKLHSVMNDNKDSLNGGQDVTE; encoded by the coding sequence ATGAAGAAGCGTAACTTTTTACTTATTTTAGCTGTTTTTTTACTTATTTTTTCCTGTAAAAAAAAATCCGACTCTAAAGAATCTGTAACTGAAAATACCACCGATCTCCCCAATTATGGAAGCGTAGATCTTAGTAATGTTTTCACAAAAGGTGACGGACAGCTTTCTGACAAAGCTTCACTTGTTCGTTATATCGATCAGTACTACAAAAAAGTTTGGGAAGGAAGCGATCTGAGTGGCGGAATATTGGTGGCAAAAGGTGACGATATTCTATATGAAAATTACAGAGGCTTCAGTAGAGAAGGGAACCAGGCAGCGATTGATAAAAATACACCTTTGCATGTTGCTTCAGTTTCAAAAACATTGACGGCAATGGCAATGATGAAATTAATCGAAGCCGGAAAAATAAAATTTACAGATCACCTTACCCAATTTTTCCCGGGATTTCCTTACCCGAATGTGACGGTTCAGACTTTATTGGATCAAAGAAGTGGTCTTCCAAAGTATGAATATTTTATTGCTAAAATTCCACCAACATCTCCTGAGCTTGCAAAACCGTACATTACTAATCAGGATGTATTAAATATGATCATTAAATACAAACCTGAGCTGGCAAGAGATACTGACACTGGTTTCATGTATTGCAACACCAATTTTGCTTTATTGGCTTTGTTAATTGAAAAAGTGACAAAAACTCCTTTTCCTCAGGCGATGAAAGAAATGGTTTTCAATCCGCTGAAAATGACCAACAGTTACATTTTTCAGGAAAAAGACATTCCTACAGCGTCACAATCTTTTTATTATGGAGGTAAATTATATCCTTTAGATAGATTAGACCTTATTTATGGGGATAAAAATGTCTACACAACGCCAAGAGATCTTTATAATTTCTCAAAAGCAATGTTCTCAAAAGACTTCTTAAAACCTGAATTGATGGAAATGGTTTTTTCTCCTTACAGTAATGAAAAAGCAGGAATGAACAATTATGGTTTAGGATTCAGGATGAAAATTTTTGATAACGGCGAGAAATTGACTTATCATAACGGCTGGTGGCACGGAACAAATTCTGTTTTTGCTCATTTGTTAAAATCAAAAGTAACCATTGTAGCGATCGGAAATAAATATTCAAACAAAGTGTATACTGCACTTGCTTTATCCGGCTTATTTGAAGATTTTCCGGTGCAGAAAGATAAGCTGCACAGTGTGATGAATGACAATAAAGATTCTTTAAATGGCGGGCAGGATGTTACAGAATAA
- a CDS encoding Ig-like domain-containing protein gives MKRLLLLFIIGFLLQSCARVGSPVGGPKDSLAPKFLSSNIDTTRINVSRDIRELRLDFNEYITLKDINKNLIISPPIKNIKRILPSNIANKYVLIQWTDTLQANTTYNFNFGNSIVDNNEANILRYFNFAFSTGDKLDDLYISGEVKDALAIKKQSESAENKLVVGLYQVKDTINYKQKPYYITKVDTDGYYELNYLSPGKYKILAFEDENGNSMYDPGKEKVGFQKDAVDVEKSVSGLNLKVYPSKKALKYGEMKEIPGGILMTFEGNPTDVKVLSINDKLRDIKVTHRPKSDSINIWFDAVAQKVGQGTTENLKFSYDVDNKKDTVSVFYKQNAKNEMQISNNDGGLLPPKTDFKITSNYIIDKINPEKWVLKSDSLTTQEFTAKISETNPYQILIKSDFIVGKKYQLTVPKTTVSSFYAKSSESKRFDFEADKVENYGNLTLKLENAPATSYWIQLLDASEKIIYQKYTKGSEVKFDILKPAEYIVRILVDNNENKYWDESDFLNETFAEDSYVFYKLAVIRPLWETNETWDLKDTRTLDSPKTSAPKTSTPFPNAQEKPVKQDANNRELKSGGAVLTPVK, from the coding sequence ATGAAAAGACTTCTTCTCTTATTTATTATAGGTTTTCTTTTGCAATCGTGCGCAAGAGTGGGCTCTCCGGTTGGTGGACCTAAAGATTCTTTGGCTCCAAAATTTTTAAGCTCAAATATTGATACAACGAGGATCAATGTTTCAAGAGATATTCGTGAACTTCGCCTTGATTTTAATGAATATATCACGCTGAAAGACATCAACAAAAACCTGATTATTTCTCCGCCAATCAAAAATATCAAGCGTATTTTGCCTTCAAATATTGCCAATAAATATGTTCTAATCCAATGGACGGATACTTTACAGGCGAACACAACTTATAATTTCAACTTCGGAAATTCTATTGTTGATAATAATGAAGCCAATATTCTTCGTTATTTCAATTTTGCTTTTTCTACAGGAGATAAGCTGGATGATTTGTATATCAGTGGTGAGGTTAAAGACGCCTTAGCGATAAAAAAACAATCTGAAAGTGCTGAAAATAAACTTGTTGTAGGATTGTATCAGGTAAAAGACACTATTAATTATAAACAAAAACCTTACTACATCACGAAAGTTGATACAGACGGTTATTACGAACTGAATTATTTGTCTCCGGGTAAATATAAGATTCTGGCTTTTGAAGATGAAAACGGAAACTCAATGTACGATCCTGGAAAAGAGAAAGTTGGTTTCCAGAAAGATGCTGTAGATGTTGAAAAATCTGTTTCTGGATTAAATTTAAAAGTTTATCCGTCTAAAAAAGCTCTGAAATATGGTGAAATGAAAGAAATACCGGGCGGGATTTTAATGACATTCGAAGGAAATCCTACCGATGTTAAAGTTCTTTCAATCAACGATAAACTTCGGGATATAAAAGTTACTCATCGACCGAAATCAGATTCTATCAATATCTGGTTTGATGCTGTTGCCCAAAAGGTAGGACAGGGAACAACTGAAAACTTGAAATTCAGTTATGATGTTGATAACAAAAAAGATACAGTTTCTGTTTTTTACAAGCAGAATGCTAAAAATGAAATGCAAATTTCTAATAATGATGGCGGCTTATTACCTCCAAAAACGGATTTCAAGATCACTTCAAATTATATCATCGATAAAATAAATCCTGAAAAATGGGTCCTGAAAAGCGATAGTTTAACTACTCAGGAGTTTACGGCTAAGATTTCTGAAACCAATCCGTATCAGATTTTAATTAAATCAGATTTTATTGTTGGTAAAAAATATCAATTAACGGTTCCAAAGACAACGGTTTCATCTTTTTATGCTAAAAGTTCGGAATCAAAACGTTTCGATTTTGAAGCCGATAAAGTTGAAAATTACGGTAACTTAACATTAAAACTTGAAAATGCACCTGCTACAAGTTACTGGATTCAGTTATTAGATGCATCAGAAAAAATTATTTATCAGAAATATACAAAAGGAAGTGAAGTGAAATTCGACATCTTAAAACCTGCCGAATACATCGTCCGAATTTTGGTTGATAATAATGAAAATAAATATTGGGACGAATCTGATTTCTTAAATGAAACTTTTGCCGAAGATTCCTATGTGTTCTACAAACTCGCTGTCATAAGACCGTTGTGGGAAACCAATGAAACTTGGGATTTAAAAGATACGAGAACGCTGGACAGTCCTAAAACCTCTGCTCCTAAAACATCAACACCTTTTCCAAATGCGCAGGAAAAACCTGTAAAGCAAGATGCAAATAATCGTGAGTTGAAATCAGGAGGTGCTGTTTTAACTCCTGTGAAGTAA
- a CDS encoding heme-binding domain-containing protein, which yields MKTFKKIVFWSLVGFAIIQFIPIDRVNKPVNHAVNFVDVKKTPQKIRDLIKGACYDCHSNETVYPKYAFIAPISWSLKSHVNEGRERLNFSIWGTYNKELKENMLSRAAESVQNRMMPMPGYIPYHKEANLSDAERKLIGSYFEEMLKNKTY from the coding sequence ATGAAGACTTTTAAGAAAATTGTGTTTTGGAGTTTGGTGGGCTTTGCTATCATTCAGTTTATTCCGATCGATAGAGTTAATAAGCCGGTGAATCATGCGGTGAATTTTGTGGATGTTAAAAAGACTCCGCAAAAGATAAGAGACTTGATAAAAGGTGCTTGTTATGACTGCCATTCCAATGAAACGGTTTATCCTAAATATGCTTTTATCGCTCCAATTTCATGGTCTCTAAAAAGCCATGTAAATGAAGGGCGAGAACGTCTTAATTTTTCAATTTGGGGAACTTATAACAAAGAATTGAAAGAAAATATGCTTAGCAGAGCTGCAGAAAGTGTTCAGAACAGGATGATGCCAATGCCGGGATATATTCCTTATCATAAAGAAGCTAATCTTTCTGATGCTGAAAGAAAGCTTATTGGTTCTTACTTTGAGGAAATGCTCAAGAATAAAACGTATTAA
- a CDS encoding NUDIX hydrolase, which translates to MKILKYCPSCGKESLHWDGEKKWSCPNCNFNLYNNVAGAVAVVIRCGDEIYLTRRNQEPKKGKLDLAGGFVDPRESAEETCKRELFEELQLDINISNLKYLTSLPNVYQYKEIDYNTIDLFYEYNVSEKFEVNIELSEISETQWIPLSEINLDDIAFDSQKIFFERYLKNI; encoded by the coding sequence ATGAAAATATTGAAATATTGCCCAAGCTGTGGCAAAGAATCTCTACATTGGGACGGCGAAAAAAAATGGAGCTGCCCCAATTGTAACTTCAATCTTTACAATAACGTTGCCGGTGCAGTAGCAGTGGTCATAAGATGTGGGGATGAGATTTATCTTACCAGAAGAAATCAGGAACCTAAAAAAGGAAAACTTGATCTGGCGGGAGGTTTTGTAGATCCGAGAGAAAGCGCAGAGGAAACCTGCAAAAGAGAGCTTTTTGAAGAACTTCAGCTTGATATCAATATTTCAAACTTAAAGTATTTAACGAGTCTTCCAAACGTTTATCAGTACAAGGAAATAGATTATAATACGATCGATTTGTTTTATGAATACAATGTTTCGGAGAAATTTGAAGTGAATATTGAGTTGTCTGAAATCTCAGAAACGCAATGGATTCCTTTAAGTGAAATCAACCTCGATGATATCGCTTTTGATTCTCAGAAAATATTTTTTGAAAGGTATTTAAAGAATATTTAA
- the xerD gene encoding site-specific tyrosine recombinase XerD, translated as MTWDEKIKDFEIFLRFERNFSENTLDAYVRDIKKLREYAIEDLENIGPGSIGYENLQEYIFNLSKQKFSERSQARWISSIKAFFKFLLEDEFREDNPASLLEGPKLGLYLPDTLSLPDINKIISAIEVSSDLGKRNQCIIEVLYGCGLRVSELIDLKISNINFVENYIKVNGKGNKTRFVPLADFTADLLKSYIEDTRSKCKINKKYEDSLFLNSRGTSMSRVIVFLIIKELTDKAGVSKKISPHTFRHSFATHLLQNGADLRYIQEMLGHSSITTTEIYTHLKTEELRDVILNYHPRNINIAQ; from the coding sequence ATGACTTGGGATGAAAAAATTAAGGATTTTGAAATATTTCTTCGATTCGAAAGAAATTTTTCAGAAAACACTCTCGACGCTTACGTACGAGACATTAAGAAATTAAGAGAATACGCAATAGAGGATCTGGAAAACATCGGTCCGGGTTCTATAGGGTATGAAAACCTGCAAGAGTACATCTTCAACCTTTCCAAACAAAAATTCAGCGAAAGATCACAGGCAAGATGGATTTCTTCTATAAAAGCTTTCTTCAAATTTTTACTTGAAGATGAGTTTCGTGAAGACAATCCTGCATCTTTGCTTGAGGGCCCCAAGTTGGGATTATATCTTCCTGACACATTAAGCCTTCCTGATATCAATAAGATTATCAGCGCTATAGAAGTGTCTTCAGATCTTGGAAAGAGAAATCAGTGTATCATTGAGGTACTTTACGGATGCGGACTCCGAGTTTCGGAACTTATTGATCTTAAAATTTCAAACATCAATTTCGTAGAAAATTACATCAAAGTGAACGGAAAGGGTAACAAAACCCGTTTCGTACCATTGGCAGATTTTACTGCAGATCTGTTGAAAAGCTACATCGAAGACACTCGTTCGAAGTGCAAGATCAATAAAAAGTACGAAGATTCACTATTTCTGAACAGCAGAGGAACCTCTATGTCCAGAGTAATAGTATTCTTAATCATAAAAGAGCTTACAGATAAAGCTGGTGTAAGCAAAAAAATATCTCCACACACGTTCAGACATTCTTTTGCAACGCATCTATTACAAAATGGTGCAGATCTACGTTATATACAAGAAATGCTTGGTCATTCCAGTATTACAACAACGGAAATCTATACGCATTTGAAAACAGAAGAACTTCGCGATGTGATATTGAATTATCACCCGAGAAATATTAATATTGCTCAATGA
- a CDS encoding deoxycytidylate deaminase, translated as MNKFDKAYLKMALEWANLSYCKRKQVGALIVKDRMIISDGYNGTPSGFENCCEDEGGKTHWYVLHAEANAILKLASSTQSAKGATLYLTLSPCKECSKLILQAGISRLVYINEYSDDDGISFLRNHNIEIEQISDCELKK; from the coding sequence ATGAATAAGTTTGATAAAGCTTATCTAAAAATGGCTCTCGAATGGGCAAACCTTTCCTACTGCAAACGAAAACAAGTAGGAGCTCTTATCGTAAAAGATAGGATGATTATTTCAGATGGTTACAACGGCACTCCTTCGGGATTTGAAAACTGCTGTGAAGATGAAGGGGGAAAAACACACTGGTATGTACTGCACGCAGAAGCTAACGCGATATTGAAGTTAGCCTCTTCTACACAATCTGCAAAAGGAGCAACGTTATATTTAACGTTATCACCTTGCAAAGAATGTAGCAAACTTATTCTGCAGGCGGGAATTTCCAGGCTAGTGTATATCAATGAATATTCGGACGATGATGGGATATCGTTCCTGAGGAACCATAATATTGAAATAGAACAAATATCGGATTGTGAACTAAAAAAATAA